Proteins from one Salaquimonas pukyongi genomic window:
- the sdhD gene encoding succinate dehydrogenase, hydrophobic membrane anchor protein, producing the protein MGMRTALGKVRGLGSAKEGTEHFWRQRLTAVANIPLVIVGLWLVVSLVGAPYPEVRARLASPLTAIFIALFSISVLYHMRLGMQVVIEDYIHSELRKIALIMLNTFFVFFSGALVAFAVFKLAFGG; encoded by the coding sequence ATGGGGATGCGCACGGCTCTCGGCAAGGTTCGCGGCCTTGGCTCTGCCAAGGAGGGAACGGAGCACTTCTGGCGGCAGCGGCTGACGGCGGTTGCCAATATCCCGCTGGTGATTGTCGGTCTGTGGCTGGTGGTTTCACTCGTGGGCGCACCCTATCCGGAAGTCCGTGCGAGGCTGGCTTCGCCGCTTACCGCCATCTTCATCGCGCTGTTTTCCATATCGGTGCTTTATCACATGCGCCTGGGCATGCAGGTCGTGATCGAGGACTATATCCACAGTGAGCTGCGGAAGATTGCGCTCATCATGCTTAATACGTTTTTCGTATTTTTCTCCGGCGCGCTGGTCGCCTTTGCCGTGTTCAAACTGGCTTTCGGCGGTTAA
- the sdhC gene encoding succinate dehydrogenase, cytochrome b556 subunit, with product MSQTQAKSSRPLSPHLEIYKPIPTMVASIMHRITGVALYFGMFLFSWWLFAAATDAAYFDWVNGLFGSLLGRILLLGFTWALVHHMLGGIKHLVQDTGRAMEKHFTTKLARLHFAASIAITIVIWIAAYAAR from the coding sequence ATGAGCCAGACCCAAGCAAAATCCAGCCGACCCCTGTCTCCACATCTGGAAATCTACAAGCCCATCCCAACCATGGTCGCTTCGATCATGCACCGGATAACGGGCGTGGCGCTGTATTTCGGCATGTTCCTGTTTTCATGGTGGCTGTTTGCGGCCGCAACGGATGCGGCCTATTTTGACTGGGTCAACGGCCTGTTCGGTTCGCTTTTGGGCAGGATCCTTCTTCTTGGCTTCACCTGGGCACTGGTTCACCACATGCTGGGCGGCATCAAGCATCTTGTCCAGGATACCGGCCGGGCGATGGAAAAACACTTCACCACGAAACTGGCCAGGCTGCATTTTGCCGCGTCCATCGCGATCACCATCGTGATCTGGATCGCGGCCTATGCGGCACGATAG
- a CDS encoding GNAT family N-acetyltransferase, whose amino-acid sequence MTSETHNIEIVPLRLKDSFSLAPLIAQYGQALKRGAPRRPDQYYAEQLLQDRSAEFLGAFLDGELVGFILFYDLPEPVTGKRAGQCDHIYVHHDHRGKGIAKALVDVLADQAESRGWSKLIMNAPRQPDTGRKVFEKVAAPADWHSYILRFDE is encoded by the coding sequence ATGACCAGCGAAACCCACAACATCGAGATTGTTCCCCTGCGGCTCAAGGACTCGTTTAGTCTGGCGCCGCTGATTGCCCAATACGGCCAGGCGCTGAAACGCGGAGCGCCGAGACGTCCTGATCAGTATTATGCTGAACAACTGCTGCAGGATCGTTCGGCCGAGTTTCTCGGTGCTTTTCTGGATGGCGAACTGGTAGGGTTTATTCTGTTTTACGATCTGCCCGAGCCGGTAACCGGAAAACGTGCCGGCCAGTGTGATCACATCTATGTTCATCACGATCACAGGGGCAAAGGCATCGCCAAGGCACTGGTCGATGTGCTGGCAGATCAGGCCGAATCGCGGGGATGGTCGAAACTCATAATGAATGCGCCGCGCCAGCCCGATACCGGCCGCAAGGTATTTGAAAAGGTGGCAGCACCGGCAGATTGGCATTCCTATATTCTGCGGTTCGACGAGTAG
- a CDS encoding AEC family transporter — protein sequence MLTTLVTILPVFLVLAAGWLAVRTGYLDEALSDQLNAFAVRLAVPVLLFRAMVDLDFGQAFQIRMLAGFYLGGFASFFAGTMLARVLFGRRPGEAVAVGFCALFSNTVLLGIPIVQRAYGDDALTPVYGIVALHAGVMYALGMSCMELARADGRSIGETVQAAARSILANPLMIGVIAGVLVNVSGFALPAVLRAPVDMLATAAIPAALVGLGAALTRYQLKSEIAESLMVASLSLVLHPAIAFAITHLWFGLPADLVRAAVVVAAMPPGLNVYIFAAMYNRAVSLSASAILVTTSLSIVTIAVWLWLLKQIL from the coding sequence GTGCTGACCACGCTCGTTACCATTTTGCCGGTGTTCCTGGTTCTGGCCGCCGGCTGGCTTGCGGTGAGAACCGGCTATCTCGATGAGGCGCTGTCGGATCAGCTCAACGCATTTGCCGTCCGGCTGGCCGTTCCCGTGCTGCTGTTTCGCGCCATGGTCGACCTCGATTTCGGCCAGGCCTTTCAAATCAGGATGCTGGCGGGGTTTTATCTCGGCGGATTTGCAAGCTTCTTTGCCGGGACCATGCTTGCAAGGGTCCTGTTCGGTCGCAGGCCGGGCGAAGCCGTTGCCGTTGGCTTTTGCGCATTGTTTTCCAACACCGTGCTGCTCGGCATTCCCATCGTGCAGCGCGCCTATGGCGATGACGCACTAACGCCCGTCTACGGGATTGTCGCCCTGCATGCAGGCGTCATGTATGCGCTTGGTATGTCCTGCATGGAACTGGCCCGCGCTGACGGGCGCTCCATCGGCGAAACCGTTCAGGCGGCAGCCCGGTCGATCCTTGCCAATCCGTTGATGATCGGCGTCATCGCGGGCGTGCTGGTCAATGTCTCGGGCTTTGCCCTTCCAGCAGTGCTGCGCGCGCCAGTGGACATGCTGGCTACCGCCGCCATCCCCGCCGCCCTGGTCGGGCTTGGCGCAGCGCTCACCCGCTATCAACTGAAATCCGAAATCGCCGAAAGCCTGATGGTGGCCAGTCTTTCACTCGTCCTCCATCCCGCCATTGCCTTTGCCATCACCCATTTGTGGTTCGGCCTGCCTGCCGATCTGGTCCGCGCTGCAGTTGTGGTTGCAGCCATGCCCCCCGGCCTCAACGTTTACATTTTTGCGGCAATGTACAACCGCGCGGTCAGCCTTTCTGCTTCCGCCATTCTCGTTACCACCAGTCTTTCCATCGTCACCATTGCCGTTTGGCTCTGGCTGCTGAAGCAAATACTCTGA
- a CDS encoding aspartate-semialdehyde dehydrogenase, protein MGYKIAIIGATGNVGREMLDILAERGFPAETVVPLASRRSVGTEVSFGDKTLKVKALEDYDFAGTDIALMSAGGEISKQYSPKIGAAGCVVIDNSSAFRYDPDVPLIVPEVNADAVEGFTKKNIIANPNCSTAQLVVALKPLHDQAKIKRIVVATYQSVSGAGKDAMDELFNQTRSIFVNDPIEAEKFTKRIAFNVIPHIDVFMDDGSTKEEWKVVAETKKMLDKNIKVTCTAVRVPVFIGHSEAINIEFENEMTADQARAILREAPGCLVIDKREDGGYITPHESAGEDATYISRIREDATVDNGLNIWVVSDNLRKGAALNTVQIAELLVNRGLLKPKSQAA, encoded by the coding sequence ATGGGTTACAAGATCGCCATCATCGGAGCGACCGGCAATGTGGGCCGGGAAATGCTCGATATTCTTGCCGAGCGCGGATTTCCCGCCGAAACGGTCGTCCCGCTTGCTTCGCGCCGCAGCGTGGGAACAGAGGTATCGTTTGGCGACAAGACCCTGAAGGTCAAGGCGCTGGAGGACTATGATTTTGCCGGAACCGATATTGCATTGATGTCGGCAGGTGGTGAGATTTCCAAACAGTATTCGCCCAAAATCGGGGCGGCAGGCTGCGTTGTGATCGATAATTCGTCGGCGTTCCGCTACGATCCCGACGTGCCGCTGATCGTTCCTGAAGTGAATGCGGATGCCGTTGAGGGGTTCACGAAGAAGAACATCATTGCCAATCCCAATTGCTCGACAGCCCAACTCGTCGTGGCACTGAAACCGCTGCACGACCAGGCAAAGATCAAGCGGATTGTCGTTGCGACCTATCAGTCGGTATCGGGTGCCGGCAAGGACGCCATGGATGAATTGTTCAATCAGACGCGTTCGATTTTCGTCAATGATCCCATCGAAGCGGAAAAGTTCACCAAGCGAATCGCCTTCAACGTCATCCCCCATATCGATGTGTTCATGGATGATGGATCGACCAAGGAAGAATGGAAGGTGGTGGCCGAGACCAAGAAGATGCTCGACAAGAACATCAAGGTTACCTGTACTGCGGTGCGGGTGCCGGTCTTCATCGGTCATTCGGAGGCGATCAATATCGAGTTTGAAAACGAGATGACGGCCGACCAGGCACGCGCTATCCTGCGCGAGGCGCCCGGATGCCTGGTGATCGACAAGCGTGAGGACGGCGGATACATCACGCCGCATGAAAGCGCCGGCGAGGATGCGACTTATATTTCGCGCATCCGTGAGGACGCCACGGTGGACAATGGCCTTAACATCTGGGTGGTTTCCGACAATCTGCGCAAGGGCGCGGCGCTGAACACCGTGCAGATTGCCGAATTGCTGGTCAATCGCGGCTTGCTCAAGCCGAAAAGCCAGGCAGCGTGA
- a CDS encoding pilus assembly protein, with product MMKQFVKDQQGNFALTLAIAALPIMLCAGVAVDYAGVSRERGNLQDAVDAALLAVGQDFKTMKKKDIRKALMDMLRANLSREEYARISSLKPVIDKKTHTLTVTASAEFDTSFMALAGKDKLPYHAISQIKSAGGGAEIAFVLDNTGSMSVGGKMDALKKAATGFTKGIMTKANGGDMKIAIVPFSNHVNVGLSNRKASWLDVEDDRSETKENVCYNKRDVISKSNCRKETYYSDGVPYETEVCDYTYGEPYEVCGPQTNSYTWHGCVGSRRKPLNLRDRRYSVRVPGLMNVWCGAEITPLTNNREAIIKEIDGMVAGGDTYIPAGLTWGLRVLSSGRPFNQGVSKTTAKKKNIKKYLVLMTDGDNTRSAQLPDAPTHWGSDADQANAWTAEACRIIKKQDISVFTITFGTLLDDTKKLMRNCASGSRQYYHAASGAELSAVFEDIRGQISALHLSM from the coding sequence ATGATGAAACAATTTGTCAAAGACCAGCAGGGCAATTTTGCCCTGACCCTCGCCATTGCCGCGCTGCCGATCATGCTGTGCGCGGGTGTAGCTGTGGATTATGCCGGTGTGTCGCGTGAGCGCGGCAATCTGCAGGATGCTGTTGATGCGGCCCTTCTTGCCGTCGGGCAGGATTTCAAGACCATGAAAAAAAAGGACATCCGCAAAGCGCTCATGGACATGCTGCGCGCCAATCTTTCCAGAGAGGAATATGCACGGATTAGCAGCCTCAAGCCCGTTATCGACAAAAAGACCCATACACTGACCGTTACCGCGTCGGCGGAGTTTGACACCTCCTTCATGGCGCTGGCGGGCAAGGACAAGCTGCCTTACCACGCCATTTCCCAGATCAAGTCCGCCGGTGGCGGCGCTGAAATTGCTTTCGTGCTCGACAATACCGGCTCGATGAGCGTTGGCGGCAAGATGGATGCGCTGAAAAAGGCGGCCACGGGCTTCACCAAAGGGATCATGACCAAAGCCAACGGCGGCGATATGAAAATCGCCATCGTGCCGTTTTCCAACCACGTCAATGTGGGGCTTTCCAATCGCAAGGCATCCTGGCTGGACGTTGAAGATGATCGCAGCGAAACCAAGGAGAATGTCTGCTACAACAAGCGCGATGTAATTTCCAAATCCAACTGCCGCAAAGAGACCTATTATTCGGACGGTGTTCCCTATGAAACCGAGGTCTGCGACTATACCTATGGTGAGCCCTATGAGGTTTGCGGCCCGCAGACCAATTCCTACACCTGGCATGGGTGTGTGGGTTCGCGGCGCAAACCGCTGAACCTGCGCGACAGACGTTATTCGGTTCGCGTACCCGGCCTGATGAATGTTTGGTGCGGCGCTGAAATAACCCCGCTGACCAACAACCGGGAGGCCATCATCAAGGAGATTGACGGCATGGTTGCCGGTGGCGACACTTATATTCCGGCCGGCCTGACCTGGGGTTTGCGGGTGCTTTCCAGCGGCCGTCCCTTTAACCAGGGTGTCAGCAAGACCACTGCCAAGAAGAAAAACATCAAGAAGTATCTGGTGCTGATGACCGATGGCGACAACACACGTTCGGCCCAGTTGCCGGATGCGCCGACCCATTGGGGCTCAGATGCAGATCAGGCAAATGCGTGGACTGCGGAGGCCTGCAGGATCATCAAGAAGCAGGACATATCGGTCTTCACCATTACCTTCGGTACCCTGCTGGATGACACGAAGAAGCTGATGCGCAACTGTGCTTCCGGGTCCAGGCAATACTATCATGCTGCATCCGGCGCAGAGCTTTCAGCGGTATTTGAAGACATCCGCGGCCAGATCAGTGCGTTGCACCTGTCGATGTAG
- a CDS encoding pilus assembly protein, translating into MIKGFPRDVRGNFSVILALAALPIMICAGVAVDYSSLSRERTMLQNSVDAAILAVGQSFEKKGKRKVRRELRNYLKANMGNAAYRQIDDLDIDINRRKHTLTVSAKGQIDTSFMMLAGKDKLEYTAVSQIKSAYGGAEVALVLDNTGSMGVDGKMGALKTAANRFVDNIIGDASNDPVKVGIVPFSTHVNVGLSNRNAGWISVPDDDPGAGLYWSGCVGSRAEPFNIQDRNYSRRVPGMMNTVCTNPITPLTNNKTRLHSEINSMSAGGNTYIPAGLVWGHRILTSKAPFSEGLTNSVAKRDNIKKFIVLMTDGANTVSADLPGSGDHTGTDVARANAWTSDACAYVKGEAIVLYTITFGDLDDPIRNLMRNCANSSDHYFHAASGAELDRIFEEIRSTITALHLSM; encoded by the coding sequence ATGATCAAGGGTTTTCCGCGCGATGTGCGCGGCAATTTTTCCGTTATTCTTGCATTGGCTGCATTGCCGATCATGATTTGTGCCGGCGTTGCGGTCGACTATTCCAGCCTTTCGCGGGAGCGGACGATGCTGCAGAATTCGGTCGACGCGGCCATTCTTGCCGTCGGCCAGAGCTTTGAAAAAAAGGGAAAGCGCAAGGTTCGCAGAGAACTGCGCAATTATCTCAAGGCCAATATGGGCAATGCCGCCTACCGGCAGATTGATGACCTGGACATCGATATCAACCGCCGCAAACATACCCTTACCGTTTCCGCTAAGGGGCAGATCGACACCTCCTTCATGATGCTCGCCGGCAAGGACAAGCTTGAGTATACCGCTGTTTCCCAGATCAAGTCTGCCTATGGCGGTGCAGAGGTTGCACTGGTGCTGGACAATACCGGCTCCATGGGTGTCGATGGCAAGATGGGTGCCTTGAAAACAGCCGCCAACCGGTTTGTGGACAACATCATCGGAGATGCCAGCAACGATCCGGTGAAAGTCGGTATTGTACCTTTTTCGACCCATGTGAACGTTGGGTTATCAAACCGAAATGCCGGTTGGATTTCGGTACCCGACGATGATCCCGGCGCTGGCCTGTACTGGAGCGGATGTGTCGGCTCAAGAGCGGAGCCCTTCAACATTCAAGACCGCAACTACAGCCGCCGCGTTCCAGGTATGATGAACACCGTCTGTACGAACCCGATCACGCCCCTGACAAACAACAAAACCAGGCTGCATTCTGAAATCAACTCGATGTCGGCCGGCGGCAACACCTATATTCCGGCCGGGCTGGTGTGGGGCCACCGCATCCTGACGAGCAAGGCACCGTTCAGCGAAGGGTTAACCAATTCGGTTGCCAAGCGTGACAACATCAAGAAGTTCATCGTTCTGATGACCGATGGTGCCAATACGGTTTCCGCCGATTTGCCGGGTAGTGGCGATCACACCGGAACGGATGTTGCCCGCGCCAATGCATGGACGTCCGATGCCTGTGCCTATGTCAAAGGGGAAGCAATTGTTCTCTACACGATTACCTTTGGCGATCTGGACGATCCCATTCGCAATCTGATGCGCAACTGCGCAAATTCCAGCGATCATTATTTTCATGCGGCAAGCGGGGCGGAGCTGGACCGTATTTTCGAGGAAATCCGCTCGACGATTACCGCACTGCATCTTTCGATGTAA
- the leuB gene encoding 3-isopropylmalate dehydrogenase — protein sequence MTKSLFLLPGDGIGPETMTEVRKLIDWMNQEKGAGFVLDEGLVGGSAHDAHGKAISDDDMAKALGADAVLFGAVGGPKWDDVPYDVRPEAGLLRLRKEMELFANLRPAICYPALAASSSLKQDVVEGLDILIVRELTGGVYFGEPKTITDLGNGQKRAVDTQVYDTYEIERISGVAFELARTRNNKVCSMEKRNVMKTGVLWNEVVSATHKEKYSDVELTHMLADAGGMQLVRWPKQFDVIVTDNLFGDMLSDVAAMLTGSLGMLPSASLGAPDPKSGKRKALYEPVHGSAPDIAGSGKANPIAMIASFAMCLRYSFNMIEEAAAIDAAVASVLEQGLRTGDIMADGCTEVGTGEMGDAILYQLRKSA from the coding sequence ATGACGAAATCCCTTTTTCTTCTTCCCGGTGACGGCATTGGTCCCGAAACCATGACGGAAGTGCGCAAACTCATCGACTGGATGAACCAGGAGAAGGGGGCAGGGTTTGTGCTTGATGAAGGGCTGGTTGGCGGTTCTGCCCATGATGCCCATGGCAAAGCGATATCCGATGATGACATGGCAAAGGCGCTGGGTGCCGATGCTGTACTGTTTGGCGCGGTCGGCGGGCCGAAATGGGATGATGTTCCCTACGACGTTCGCCCGGAAGCGGGGCTGCTGCGCCTGCGGAAGGAGATGGAGCTGTTTGCCAACCTGCGCCCGGCGATCTGTTATCCGGCACTGGCAGCATCCTCGTCGCTGAAACAGGATGTGGTGGAGGGGCTCGACATTCTGATCGTGCGGGAGCTTACCGGCGGCGTCTACTTCGGGGAGCCCAAGACGATCACGGACCTGGGCAATGGCCAGAAGCGGGCTGTCGACACCCAGGTTTACGACACCTATGAAATCGAGCGGATTTCCGGCGTGGCGTTCGAACTTGCCAGAACGCGCAACAACAAGGTGTGTTCGATGGAAAAGCGCAACGTCATGAAAACAGGCGTTTTGTGGAATGAGGTGGTATCGGCAACGCACAAGGAAAAATACAGCGATGTGGAACTGACGCACATGCTGGCCGATGCCGGCGGCATGCAGCTTGTGCGCTGGCCCAAGCAGTTTGATGTCATCGTCACCGACAACCTCTTTGGTGACATGCTTTCCGATGTTGCGGCAATGCTGACGGGTTCGCTCGGCATGCTGCCGTCAGCCTCATTGGGTGCACCTGACCCGAAATCGGGCAAGCGCAAGGCGCTGTACGAGCCGGTTCATGGTTCCGCGCCGGATATTGCCGGAAGCGGCAAGGCCAATCCGATCGCCATGATCGCATCCTTTGCCATGTGTCTTCGTTACTCCTTCAACATGATCGAGGAGGCTGCGGCGATAGATGCGGCTGTTGCCAGCGTTCTGGAACAGGGTTTGCGCACTGGCGACATCATGGCAGATGGGTGCACGGAAGTGGGCACAGGCGAAATGGGAGACGCAATTCTCTATCAATTGCGCAAAAGCGCTTAA
- a CDS encoding DUF2798 domain-containing protein, which yields MKPFLPKKAEHIAFGLILAGMMTFFVSGISTAIALGVSNPGLVSKWMGSWLTTWAFAFPIVLFVAPLVRRILHRIVLPE from the coding sequence ATGAAACCCTTCCTCCCGAAAAAGGCCGAACACATTGCGTTCGGCCTCATCCTCGCCGGCATGATGACGTTCTTTGTTTCCGGCATTTCAACTGCAATCGCACTGGGTGTTTCCAACCCGGGCCTGGTATCAAAATGGATGGGGTCCTGGCTCACCACCTGGGCTTTTGCCTTCCCGATCGTCCTGTTCGTGGCGCCGCTGGTGCGCAGGATCCTGCACCGCATCGTTTTGCCGGAATAG
- the leuD gene encoding 3-isopropylmalate dehydratase small subunit, translating to MQKFTRLTSVAAPLPIINIDTDMIIPKDYLKTIKRTGLGKGLFAEMRFDEEGRENPDFVLNQPAYSKAEILVAGDNFGCGSSREHAPWALLDFGIKCVISTSFADIFYNNCFKNGILPVQVSEEELEKLMDDAKRGANATLTVDLEAQTISGPDGGTIRFDIDPDRKHRLLNGIDDIGETLEKAPSIDAFEAQVKEQRPWV from the coding sequence ATGCAGAAATTCACCCGTCTTACCAGCGTTGCGGCTCCGTTGCCGATCATCAACATCGATACGGACATGATCATTCCGAAAGACTATCTGAAAACGATCAAGCGGACGGGCCTTGGCAAGGGATTGTTCGCGGAAATGCGCTTTGATGAAGAGGGCCGCGAGAACCCTGATTTCGTGCTCAATCAGCCCGCCTACTCGAAGGCTGAAATCCTGGTGGCCGGAGACAATTTCGGCTGCGGGTCCTCGCGGGAGCATGCGCCCTGGGCACTGCTGGATTTCGGCATCAAATGCGTGATTTCGACGAGCTTTGCCGACATTTTCTACAACAACTGTTTCAAGAACGGCATTCTGCCCGTCCAGGTCTCCGAGGAAGAGCTGGAAAAGCTGATGGACGACGCCAAGCGCGGCGCCAATGCAACGCTGACAGTTGATCTTGAAGCACAGACGATTTCTGGTCCCGATGGCGGGACCATCCGTTTCGATATCGATCCTGACCGCAAGCACCGGCTTCTGAATGGTATCGACGATATCGGCGAGACGCTGGAAAAAGCACCCTCCATCGATGCGTTTGAAGCTCAAGTAAAAGAGCAACGTCCCTGGGTGTGA